Proteins encoded within one genomic window of Paenarthrobacter sp. JL.01a:
- the paaD gene encoding 1,2-phenylacetyl-CoA epoxidase subunit PaaD, whose protein sequence is MATMAKTAEQQAWEIAATVCDPEIPVLTIEDLGILRGVRVVDSPEAATADGAHDGGPASTAVEVTITPTYSGCPAMDAIGDDLRTAFREAGYASVAINLVLSPAWTTDWMTEPGKAKLEEYGIAPPTGRAAAGGHSGPIRLSLAVKCPQCSSLNTKELTRFGSTSCKALFVCQDCKEPFDYFKVL, encoded by the coding sequence ATGGCTACCATGGCAAAGACCGCCGAGCAGCAGGCCTGGGAGATTGCCGCCACGGTCTGCGATCCGGAGATCCCCGTCCTCACCATCGAGGACCTCGGGATCCTGCGCGGCGTGCGGGTTGTTGACTCACCTGAGGCGGCGACCGCCGACGGCGCGCACGACGGCGGCCCCGCCAGTACCGCCGTCGAGGTCACCATCACGCCCACGTACTCGGGTTGCCCGGCCATGGATGCCATTGGTGATGACCTGCGAACTGCGTTCCGCGAGGCCGGTTACGCCAGCGTGGCCATCAACCTGGTGCTGTCTCCGGCGTGGACCACGGACTGGATGACCGAGCCCGGCAAGGCCAAGCTTGAGGAATACGGGATTGCGCCGCCAACGGGCCGTGCCGCTGCCGGTGGCCACTCGGGCCCCATCCGCCTGAGCCTGGCGGTCAAGTGCCCCCAGTGTTCATCGCTGAACACCAAGGAACTCACCCGCTTTGGTTCCACGTCCTGCAAGGCGCTCTTTGTCTGCCAGGACTGCAAGGAACCGTTCGACTACTTCAAAGTCCTCTAA